TAGCCGTCCACCTCTTCCAGGAAGAAGAAATAGGCGTAGGCCCCTTCTACTCGCATTCCCCTGTAGCAGGGATGGTGGGGTTCGCCGGCGATCCCCCCAACCACCCGACATTCATAAACGAAACACACGACCCCTGATAACTCCTTCAGAAGAGAAGAAGTAAGATTATATAAACGGGAATGCCTATAAACATCACGGCCATACAGTATCCCATGATGTCACGGGCTCGGACGCCGCATATACCGAGTAGAGGCAGTGCCCAGAAAGGTTGAAAGAGGTTCGTCCATTGATCGCCGTAGGCGAGAGCCATTATGGTTTTGGGTATCGAGAAGTTAAGTGCTTCTGCGGCCTTCACCATAATGGGTCCCTGCACAGCCCACTGGCCACCTCCGGACGGAACGAAAAGGTTCACCAGTCCCGCACTGATGAAGGTAAAAACAGGGTATGTGGTCGGCGTAGACAGAGCCACAAACCAGTTGGCAATGACGGTTACCAGCCCCGAGAATTTCATCATGCCCATTATCCCGGCGTAAAAAGGAAACTGGAGGATTATACCCGTGCAACCTCTGACACCTTCGGCAACGGCGCGAACATAGGCAATAGGTCGTCTGTGGAGAAGTATCCCGAGTATCAAAAACGTAAAGTTGACAATGTTGAGATTAAGGGCAAAACCCTTGGTTGCAAAGTAATAGATAATGTAGACCAATCCTGCCAGGCCTATAATGAGCGAAAGCAGAACGCTGTTTTCCAGACGATCGGCAAAGGTCCACTCCTCCTTGTTCACGGTACCCTTTTCTTCCGGCATTTCGCAAAGCTCCGACCTTATAGGCTCAATTTTGGATGCATCCTTCGGAGCAAGGAGATAAAAAACCAGAGGTACGAGGATCAACATAACGGCAATGCTGGTCAGGTTCATTGCGCTTCCCAGTGTTTCCGACACAGGGATTATACCGATTTCCTTTGCAAGGAAGTGATTTTCCGTAGCAACAAGCAGAGGAGCAGAACCTGACAGGCCCATGTGCCATATAGCCAAACCTCCATATCCAGCAGCAACGATTAAAGGATAGTGAAGCCTTATATTGGACCTGGCTCCCTGTCTGGCAACTTCAAGGGCAAAGATTGCGCCGACGATGAGACCAAGCCCCCAGTTGATAAGGCCGGCAACACAGGCAACAAAAGCAACCAGTGCGGCGGCGCCCCCGCTGGTTTTGGGCACGCCTGCAAGAGCTCTCAGAACTTTCTGTAACGCCGGAGTAGTAGCCAGTGCATAGCCTGTGACCAGAATAATGCACATCTGCATTCCAAAGGCCAGTAGCGTCCAGAATCCATCATACCAGTAGGTTATCATCTTAAAGGGACCGCTGTCGGTAAAGATTAAGCCCATGACGTAGGTGAGGATCGTCAGAAGGATTGCAAAGATCATTGGATCGGGCATGTACTTTTGAGCCCACCGACACAACGAATCTCCCATGCGCTCAAGCATCTTTCCCTCCTTTCTTAATCTTCTTTAAATGACGAAAAAGAAAAAAGGAGGGCCGGCGGCCCTCCCGGTTCACTAAGACTTCAGCTCGGGATGATCTTTGAAGTAATCAAGGCACTCGGGGTTTACCAGTGCTTCCAGATTCGTAACGGGGCGCCCGTGTATGATGTTGGTAACGGCGCTTTCCACCTTCTTCATGTTTCTCGTGTAAGGAATGTCCGGAACCTCGATGATTTTAGCAGGCACATGCCGAGGCGATGCGTTTTCCCTGAGCACCTTCCTTATTTTTGCCTTTACTTCATCAGTCAGCTTATACCCCTCTTTCATTTTCACAAAAAGAATAATTCTCTGATCCCCTTCCCACTGCTGTCCTATTGCAAGGCTGTCGGCAATCTCGGGAATGTTTTCCACCTGATTGTATATTTCTGCGGTCCCAATTCTTACACCCGAAGGCTTCAAAACCGAATCCGACCTGCCGAGGAATGTAATACCTCCCGTATCGGAATGGAAGATCACGTAATCCCCGTGACGCCATACGTTTTTACCCGGGAAATACTCGAAATAGGCTTCTCTATACTTCTTCCCCTCAGGGTCATTCCAGAAATAGAGCGGCATTGAAGGAGCCGCGGCTTCGCAGACCAGCTCGCCTTCTCTGTCCCACACGGGATTACCGTTCTCGTCATAGGCCTTAACCTTCATACCCAGACCAGGCCCCTGAAGCTCCCCGGCATAAACCGGCTGAATGGGGCTTCCTATTGCAAAGCACCCATTTATGTCCGTGCCTCCGGAGATGGAGTTAAAGTGCAGATCCGACTTAATGTCCGAATAGACGTAACGGAATCCGTCGGCTGAAAGAGCCGAACCGGTCTGGGAAATCTGCCTCAGGGTCTCCAGACTGCATTCTTTTCCGGGGGACACCCCCTCCTTCCTGAGGGCATTGATGTAGCTTGCGCTCAGACCGAAGATGGTAATACCTTCCCGGTCAACCATGCGCCACATTGCGTAGGGGTCGGGATAAAGAGGATTACCGTCATAAAGAACGACAGTAGCACCAACCCCCAGAGAGCTCACCAGCCAGTTCCACATCATCCAGCTACAGGTCGTAATGTAGAAGATCCGATCCTCCCGCCTGAGATCGGAATGTATCTTGAGCTCCTTCAGATGATTTATAAGAACGCCCCCGGCACTCTGGACCATGCACTTGGGTTTGCCCGTCGTTCCCGAGGAGAACATTATGTAAACGGGGTGATCGAAAGGAAGCTGTTCAAATACGGGATCTGCATCTTCCTTCCCGACGAATTCGTAAAAGGTTACGGCATTGGGAAGCCGGGACAGATCCACATCGGCACCTGAATACTTTGCCACCACGACACGCTCCAGAGAGGGCATCCTCGAGGCAAGCTTTACGGCATTGGCAAAGGTATTGAACATTTTTCCCTTGTAGAAGTAACCGTCAGCAGTAATCATGACTTTGGGTTCTACCTGGCCGAACCGATCGTAAACCGCTTCCGGTCCCATGTCGGCAGCACAGGACGACCAGATGGCCCCAATGCTCGTTGCTCCCAGCATGAAGGCCACCGTCTCGATCATATTGGGCATATAGCCCACCACCCGATCACCGGCCTTGACTCCCAGTTCTCGCAAAGCCCGGGAAATCTTGCCCACAAGAGAATAGAGCTCACGGTATGTTATGATTCTTCTCTGTTCCTGCTCGCCTACGAACACAATTGCAACCCGATCGTCCCGATAGCGAAGCAAATTTTCGGCGAAATTGAGCCTCGCCCCCTGAAACCATTTCGCACCAGGCATCCTGTACGGATCGTCCACCACCTCTTCGTAAGGCTTACTTGCCACAATGCCGCAGAAATCCCAGACGGCCGCCCAAAAATCGGATATACTCTCGACGGACCAATCGTAAAGCTCCCGATAGGAAGAAAAACTCCTTCCGTATTTTTCGTTAACAAACCTCATAAAGGCCGTCATATTGGCCTTTTCCACAACTTCCCCACTCGGTACCCACAAAGGCTCCTTACCCATCGGCTCCTCCAATGAAAATAGACGGTTGTTGAAAATCCGGGACCTTTACCAAACACAGTTAGATAATATCAAATAGAACAATTAACGCAACCGGCTAACTGCATTGAAGCAGGAAAACGATTCGTAGCTTCAGGTCTTATTTTTTACGATAAAAAACGCTTCCATGGAGATCTTCATTCTTCCTGCAAAAATCCCCTCTTGTTCGGAGAGGCCTTTCATTAACAGCCAGACGCCCAGGAGACAGCTATCAGGCAATTTCAGTGTTCTCCATGCCACCGTAAGCCGGCCCGTCATCAGGCTGAGTAAATCACCATGAGGCATTTTACCTCTTTATCGCCCAGGCACACTCCGTAATGAGGAACACTGGCATCAAAATAGATGCAATCTCCTTCTTCCACAATGAATTCCTGATCACCGTGGAAAAACTTCATTGTACCTTCTAAAACGAACAACATTTCCTGACCTTCATGTTGAAAGACTTTCTGTTTTTTGACTTTTACGGGTAAGGTCAGCAAATAAGGATCCATTTTCCTGTTGGGAAAGGTATGTGCGAGTGGTTCATAAGAATAACCGAAACTGCTTCCATCACGGGCAACGACAACACGGTCTCTGGCCTTAACCAGTGTTATAGAAGTCTCCGGCCTTCCGTTGGAGAAAAAGACATTTATTTCCACTCCCAGTGCTCTTGCAATATTTATGAGAGTGGAGACCGGGGGTGCCGTTTTAGAATTTTCGATTTTTGAAAGATACCCCTTGGTCAGCCCACAAGCATCGGCCAGCATTTGCTGAGTCATCTTTCTTTCCAGACGGAGTTTTCTGATCAGACGACCTATCTGTTCCTCTTTGAACATAAAAGAAGCCTCACAGCGACGATTTTCTAGTAATTGACCTTATCAATTCCCTTTAGACCGAGAATTTCCCGGGCTTCATCCGGGGTCGCCGGTTCGATTCCCAACTCTCTGGCAATGCGGATGATCTTTCCGACCTGCTCTGCATTACTTTTTGCCAGCACACCCTTTTCTAGATAGAGATTATCCTCAAGGCCAACACGGACATGTCCTCCGAGCAACAATGAGGTTGTGCACATCGGTATTTGATGCCTTCCTGCTGCACATACTGAAAATTCAAAGTCTCCGAGGCTCTTTCGTGCAGTTTGAACCAGATAAACGAGGTTTTCAACCGTTGCCGGTGCGCCGCCCAGGATTCCGAGAACGAACTGAATGTACAGCGGCCGCTTTATTACACCCTTTTCGAGTAAAAAGGCCACATTATTGATCATACCCAGATCGTAGATTTCGAACTCGGGTTTGGTATTATTGGCATAAAATATTTCCAGGTATTGACGGATGGTTTTGAAAGTATTGGGAAAAATAAAATCTTCTGTTGCCTCAAGGTATTCTTTCTCCCACTCGTATTTCCACTCTTTAATTTTATCCACCACGTGGAACAGGGCAAAATTCAGGGAGCCTGCATTAAGGGACGCCATTTCCGGAGACAAATTGGAAACCACCTTTACCCTGCTTTCTACAGGCTCTCCTAACTTCCCGCCCGTCGTAAAAGCAAGTATTATGTTGCACTGCTTTTTTACCTCAACGGCCACCTTACGGTAAATATCCTGATCTGCGTTTGGTTGACCCGTAATTGGGTCTCTTACATGGATGTGGGCTACTGCAGCTCCTGCTTCATACGCCGCAACAACCTCCCGAATTATGTCTTCCGGCGTTATTGGAAGATAGGGCGACATGCTCGGGGTGTGAATGGAACCCGTAATTGCAGCGGTAAAAATTCTCTTGTTTCCCTTGTTTCCTGCCATACGAAGCTCCTATCCCTGTTCATAAACATCGCGAAATCTACGGAATTCATCAATAAAGTCATCAACCATTTGCTCAAGGTCATATCGAGGCTCCCAGCCCCATTCGACCCGGGCCGCCGAATCGTCAAAAGTGATCCGTCCAAGTTCTTT
This window of the Thermodesulforhabdus norvegica genome carries:
- a CDS encoding short-chain fatty acid transporter; translation: MLERMGDSLCRWAQKYMPDPMIFAILLTILTYVMGLIFTDSGPFKMITYWYDGFWTLLAFGMQMCIILVTGYALATTPALQKVLRALAGVPKTSGGAAALVAFVACVAGLINWGLGLIVGAIFALEVARQGARSNIRLHYPLIVAAGYGGLAIWHMGLSGSAPLLVATENHFLAKEIGIIPVSETLGSAMNLTSIAVMLILVPLVFYLLAPKDASKIEPIRSELCEMPEEKGTVNKEEWTFADRLENSVLLSLIIGLAGLVYIIYYFATKGFALNLNIVNFTFLILGILLHRRPIAYVRAVAEGVRGCTGIILQFPFYAGIMGMMKFSGLVTVIANWFVALSTPTTYPVFTFISAGLVNLFVPSGGGQWAVQGPIMVKAAEALNFSIPKTIMALAYGDQWTNLFQPFWALPLLGICGVRARDIMGYCMAVMFIGIPVYIILLLLF
- a CDS encoding acetoacetate--CoA ligase, with protein sequence MGKEPLWVPSGEVVEKANMTAFMRFVNEKYGRSFSSYRELYDWSVESISDFWAAVWDFCGIVASKPYEEVVDDPYRMPGAKWFQGARLNFAENLLRYRDDRVAIVFVGEQEQRRIITYRELYSLVGKISRALRELGVKAGDRVVGYMPNMIETVAFMLGATSIGAIWSSCAADMGPEAVYDRFGQVEPKVMITADGYFYKGKMFNTFANAVKLASRMPSLERVVVAKYSGADVDLSRLPNAVTFYEFVGKEDADPVFEQLPFDHPVYIMFSSGTTGKPKCMVQSAGGVLINHLKELKIHSDLRREDRIFYITTCSWMMWNWLVSSLGVGATVVLYDGNPLYPDPYAMWRMVDREGITIFGLSASYINALRKEGVSPGKECSLETLRQISQTGSALSADGFRYVYSDIKSDLHFNSISGGTDINGCFAIGSPIQPVYAGELQGPGLGMKVKAYDENGNPVWDREGELVCEAAAPSMPLYFWNDPEGKKYREAYFEYFPGKNVWRHGDYVIFHSDTGGITFLGRSDSVLKPSGVRIGTAEIYNQVENIPEIADSLAIGQQWEGDQRIILFVKMKEGYKLTDEVKAKIRKVLRENASPRHVPAKIIEVPDIPYTRNMKKVESAVTNIIHGRPVTNLEALVNPECLDYFKDHPELKS
- a CDS encoding helix-turn-helix domain-containing protein; translation: MFKEEQIGRLIRKLRLERKMTQQMLADACGLTKGYLSKIENSKTAPPVSTLINIARALGVEINVFFSNGRPETSITLVKARDRVVVARDGSSFGYSYEPLAHTFPNRKMDPYLLTLPVKVKKQKVFQHEGQEMLFVLEGTMKFFHGDQEFIVEEGDCIYFDASVPHYGVCLGDKEVKCLMVIYSA
- a CDS encoding 3-keto-5-aminohexanoate cleavage protein, with translation MAGNKGNKRIFTAAITGSIHTPSMSPYLPITPEDIIREVVAAYEAGAAVAHIHVRDPITGQPNADQDIYRKVAVEVKKQCNIILAFTTGGKLGEPVESRVKVVSNLSPEMASLNAGSLNFALFHVVDKIKEWKYEWEKEYLEATEDFIFPNTFKTIRQYLEIFYANNTKPEFEIYDLGMINNVAFLLEKGVIKRPLYIQFVLGILGGAPATVENLVYLVQTARKSLGDFEFSVCAAGRHQIPMCTTSLLLGGHVRVGLEDNLYLEKGVLAKSNAEQVGKIIRIARELGIEPATPDEAREILGLKGIDKVNY